In the Solibacillus sp. FSL K6-1523 genome, one interval contains:
- a CDS encoding succinate dehydrogenase cytochrome b558 subunit, whose translation MSKDREFLWRRLHSLLGVVPVGLFLAFHLSLNFTAVGGEETYNNATGMMELVPHSLLLAMEWIIIYIPLMFHAFYGVYIAFTATNNVKRFSTFRNWMFALQRFTGIFLVIFIAWHIFQTRVQKAFGTEVNFDMMAEIVANPFMLGFYIVGILSATFHLANGLWSFLVSWGITQSKKSQQIATYITLLVFVILSIMGVAAILAFV comes from the coding sequence TTGTCGAAAGATCGTGAATTTTTATGGCGCCGCTTACATTCGTTATTAGGTGTAGTTCCAGTAGGATTGTTCTTGGCGTTCCACTTGTCTTTGAACTTCACTGCAGTAGGCGGTGAAGAAACTTACAATAATGCAACAGGTATGATGGAATTAGTTCCGCATTCATTATTGTTAGCAATGGAATGGATTATTATCTATATTCCACTTATGTTCCACGCATTCTACGGAGTGTATATTGCATTTACTGCTACGAACAACGTAAAACGCTTCAGCACATTCCGTAACTGGATGTTCGCATTACAACGCTTTACTGGTATATTCCTTGTAATCTTCATTGCATGGCATATTTTCCAAACACGTGTTCAAAAAGCGTTCGGTACAGAAGTTAACTTTGATATGATGGCTGAAATCGTGGCGAATCCATTTATGTTAGGATTCTACATCGTGGGTATCTTATCTGCAACTTTCCACTTAGCGAACGGCTTATGGTCATTCCTAGTAAGCTGGGGTATTACGCAATCTAAAAAGTCTCAACAAATCGCAACTTATATTACATTATTAGTATTTGTAATTTTAAGTATTATGGGTGTTGCGGCAATCTTAGCATTCGTTTAA
- a CDS encoding acyl-CoA thioesterase: MRATYIQDVQQWVAGFNFSTEVQVRFSETDMYGHVNNTKVFTYFEYARIEYLKALGFQSLSESKGMNMLIVADIQCDYLKEAFFDEILTVFVKTASIGTSSMDLHYLVKNAKEEICYTGRGTLVQLSSETGKGVPILDEQKKILLGK, from the coding sequence ATGCGTGCTACATATATTCAAGATGTACAACAATGGGTTGCAGGGTTTAACTTTTCGACAGAGGTGCAAGTTCGTTTTTCCGAAACAGATATGTATGGCCATGTGAACAATACGAAGGTGTTTACTTACTTTGAGTATGCTCGAATCGAATATTTAAAAGCATTAGGATTTCAATCTCTCTCAGAATCAAAGGGTATGAACATGCTCATCGTAGCAGACATACAATGTGATTATCTGAAAGAGGCATTTTTTGATGAAATATTGACTGTTTTTGTAAAAACAGCTTCGATAGGTACGTCATCAATGGATTTGCATTATTTAGTTAAAAATGCAAAGGAAGAAATCTGTTATACTGGACGAGGTACACTAGTGCAGCTAAGCTCAGAGACGGGTAAAGGGGTCCCGATTTTAGATGAGCAGAAAAAAATATTACTGGGGAAATAG
- a CDS encoding MarR family winged helix-turn-helix transcriptional regulator — protein MTDQNKHSSESVAILEKELRYISHLIKQKGREILSNYTITPPQFVALQWLHESGDMTIGDLSTKMYLAFSTTTDLVDRMEKNELVQRVRDEKDRRVVRIHLLPEGERIIAEVILKRQNYLHDIMGEFDEVEFEQLSKNLQKLHLLMK, from the coding sequence ATGACAGACCAAAACAAACATAGTTCTGAATCTGTAGCAATCCTAGAAAAAGAATTAAGATATATTTCACACTTAATTAAGCAAAAAGGTCGCGAAATTTTAAGTAATTATACAATTACACCTCCACAGTTTGTTGCGCTCCAATGGTTACATGAGTCAGGCGATATGACGATTGGAGATTTGTCGACAAAGATGTATTTAGCGTTTAGCACGACAACAGATTTAGTTGATCGTATGGAAAAGAATGAGTTAGTGCAGCGTGTTCGTGATGAAAAAGATCGCCGAGTTGTACGTATTCACCTTTTACCAGAAGGGGAACGCATTATTGCAGAGGTAATATTGAAACGACAAAATTATTTACATGATATTATGGGCGAATTTGATGAAGTAGAATTTGAACAATTATCAAAGAACTTACAAAAGTTACATTTATTAATGAAATAG
- a CDS encoding helix-turn-helix domain-containing protein codes for MTSSQHRSLLTKREREIFELLIKDYSTRDISNKLGISEKTVRNHISNTIQKLGVSSRTQALIELLRLQELSIN; via the coding sequence ATGACTAGTTCGCAGCATCGTTCGCTGTTAACGAAGCGAGAACGAGAAATTTTTGAACTATTGATAAAAGACTATTCGACGCGAGATATTTCAAATAAACTTGGCATTAGCGAAAAAACAGTTCGTAATCATATTTCAAATACAATTCAAAAACTAGGAGTCTCCAGTAGAACGCAAGCATTAATCGAATTACTACGATTGCAAGAATTATCTATAAACTAA
- the sdhA gene encoding succinate dehydrogenase flavoprotein subunit: MAKSKIIVVGGGLAGLMATIKAAEEGTAVELFSLVPVKRSHSVCAQGGINGAVNTKGEGDSPWIHFDDTVYGGDFLANQPPVKGMCDAAPGIIHLMDRMGVMFNRTPEGLLDFRRFGGTLMHRTAFSGATTGQQLLYALDEQVRAHEVAGLVTKYEHWEFLGAVLDDEGVCRGIVGQDLRTEEIKSFRSDAVIMATGGPGIIFGKTTNSVINTGSAASIVYQQGATYSNGEMIQIHPTAIPGDDKNRLMSESARGEGGRVWTYKDGKPWYFLEEKYPAYGNLVPRDIATREIFDVCVNQKLGINGENMVYLDLSHKDPHELDIKLGGIIEIYEKFVGDDPRKLPMKIFPAVHYSMGGLWVDYDQMTEIPGLFAAGECDYSQHGANRLGANSLLSAIYGGMVAGPNAVEYIKTLNKHAEDLPEGIFTAREEEEKAKWEAILSMDGTENAYLLHKELGEWMTDNMTVVRHNDRLEKTYAKLTELQERWEKININDTQKWSNQGAHFTRQLKNMLYLAKVMTKGALLRDESRGAHYKPDFPERDDEKFLKTTMAKFDPATGEPVITYGEVDVSLIPPRKRDYSA, encoded by the coding sequence ATGGCGAAAAGTAAAATCATCGTCGTTGGCGGCGGTCTGGCAGGCTTAATGGCTACGATTAAAGCGGCTGAAGAAGGTACAGCAGTTGAATTATTCTCGTTAGTTCCTGTTAAACGTTCACACTCTGTATGTGCACAAGGCGGAATTAACGGAGCAGTTAATACAAAAGGTGAAGGGGATTCTCCATGGATCCACTTTGACGATACAGTATACGGTGGAGATTTCTTAGCGAATCAACCACCAGTTAAGGGTATGTGTGATGCAGCCCCTGGTATTATTCACTTAATGGACCGTATGGGTGTAATGTTCAACCGTACGCCAGAAGGACTTCTTGATTTCCGTCGTTTCGGTGGTACATTAATGCACCGTACAGCATTCTCGGGTGCAACTACGGGTCAACAATTATTATACGCACTAGATGAGCAAGTTCGTGCACACGAAGTAGCTGGTTTAGTAACAAAATATGAGCACTGGGAATTCCTTGGTGCAGTTCTTGATGACGAAGGCGTATGCCGCGGTATCGTAGGACAAGATTTACGTACTGAAGAAATTAAATCATTCCGTTCTGACGCTGTTATTATGGCAACAGGTGGTCCTGGTATTATCTTCGGTAAAACAACGAACTCTGTTATCAATACAGGTTCTGCAGCATCAATTGTTTACCAACAAGGTGCTACATATTCAAATGGTGAAATGATTCAAATTCACCCAACAGCGATTCCTGGGGACGACAAAAACCGTCTAATGTCAGAATCTGCTCGTGGTGAAGGTGGACGTGTATGGACTTATAAAGACGGTAAGCCTTGGTACTTCTTAGAAGAAAAATACCCAGCTTACGGTAACCTAGTACCACGTGATATCGCAACACGCGAAATCTTCGACGTATGTGTAAACCAAAAACTTGGTATTAACGGCGAAAACATGGTATACCTAGATCTTTCTCATAAAGATCCACATGAGTTAGACATCAAATTAGGTGGTATTATCGAAATCTACGAAAAATTCGTAGGTGATGACCCACGTAAATTACCGATGAAAATTTTCCCAGCAGTTCACTATTCAATGGGTGGATTATGGGTTGACTATGATCAAATGACAGAAATTCCAGGCTTATTTGCTGCTGGTGAATGTGATTACTCACAACACGGAGCAAACCGCTTAGGAGCGAACTCGCTATTATCAGCTATTTATGGCGGTATGGTTGCAGGTCCAAACGCAGTCGAATATATCAAAACGCTTAATAAGCATGCAGAAGATTTACCAGAAGGCATTTTCACTGCTCGTGAAGAGGAAGAAAAAGCGAAGTGGGAAGCAATCCTTTCTATGGATGGTACAGAAAACGCTTACCTTTTACACAAAGAACTTGGTGAATGGATGACTGACAATATGACAGTAGTACGTCATAACGACCGTCTAGAAAAAACATATGCAAAATTAACTGAACTACAAGAGCGTTGGGAAAAAATTAACATCAATGACACACAAAAATGGTCAAACCAAGGTGCTCACTTTACACGCCAGTTAAAAAATATGTTATACCTAGCTAAAGTAATGACGAAGGGTGCATTATTACGTGATGAATCTCGTGGTGCTCACTATAAACCAGATTTCCCAGAACGTGATGATGAGAAATTCTTAAAAACGACAATGGCTAAGTTTGATCCAGCTACTGGTGAACCAGTTATTACCTATGGAGAAGTCGACGTTTCGTTAATTCCACCACGTAAACGTGACTACTCGGCCTAA
- the sdhB gene encoding succinate dehydrogenase iron-sulfur subunit: METVNTGRTVKLEIVRQDTENGSTRVEKFEVPYRPGMNVISALMHIQKYPVTAEGQQTTPVSWDMSCLEEVCGACSMVINGRPQQSCSALVDKLTQPIRLEPMKTFPVVRDLQVDRSRMFNALKKVKAWVPIDGTYDLGEGPRMPERKRQWAYELSKCMTCGVCMEACPNVSESASFMGPAPLSQVRLFNTHPTGAMNKDERLAAIMGDGGLANCGNSQNCVAACPKGIPLTTSIAALNRATTVQMFKNFFGSDHMVD, encoded by the coding sequence ATGGAAACAGTAAATACTGGAAGAACAGTTAAGTTAGAGATCGTTCGTCAAGATACAGAAAATGGCTCAACACGTGTTGAAAAATTCGAAGTACCTTACCGTCCAGGTATGAACGTTATCTCTGCATTAATGCATATTCAAAAATATCCTGTAACTGCTGAAGGTCAACAAACGACGCCAGTATCTTGGGATATGAGTTGTTTAGAGGAAGTTTGTGGTGCTTGTTCAATGGTCATCAATGGCCGTCCACAACAATCATGTTCAGCATTAGTTGACAAACTAACTCAACCAATTCGCTTAGAGCCTATGAAAACTTTCCCAGTTGTACGTGACTTACAGGTTGACCGTAGCCGTATGTTCAATGCACTTAAGAAAGTAAAAGCATGGGTGCCAATCGATGGTACTTATGATTTAGGTGAAGGTCCACGTATGCCTGAACGCAAACGTCAATGGGCTTATGAATTATCTAAATGTATGACTTGTGGTGTATGTATGGAAGCGTGTCCAAACGTGTCTGAATCAGCTTCATTCATGGGACCAGCACCATTATCACAAGTACGTTTATTCAACACTCACCCAACTGGTGCGATGAACAAAGATGAGCGTTTAGCTGCAATTATGGGCGACGGTGGTCTTGCAAACTGTGGTAACTCACAAAACTGTGTAGCTGCTTGTCCAAAAGGGATTCCTTTAACAACTTCTATCGCTGCGCTTAACCGTGCAACAACAGTTCAAATGTTCAAGAACTTCTTCGGTTCTGACCACATGGTTGACTAA